One region of Mycolicibacterium rhodesiae NBB3 genomic DNA includes:
- the rsmD gene encoding 16S rRNA (guanine(966)-N(2))-methyltransferase RsmD gives MTRIVAGTLGGRRIAVPRTGTRPTTDRVRESLFNLLTARLDLDGLSVLDLYAGSGALGLEALSRGATSAVFVESDHRAANVIDKNIAALGVTGATVRRGAVSAVLASGGAQPADLVFADPPYEVDAGEIESVLAALVQGGWTASGTVAVIERPSSGPELSWPDGWQAWPSRTYGDTRLELGERT, from the coding sequence CTGACCCGCATCGTCGCCGGCACCCTGGGCGGACGGCGAATCGCGGTGCCGCGCACCGGGACCCGGCCCACCACGGATCGGGTCAGGGAATCTCTGTTCAATCTGCTGACGGCGCGTCTCGACCTCGATGGGCTTTCGGTGCTCGATCTGTACGCCGGCTCGGGCGCATTGGGCCTCGAGGCGCTCTCCCGTGGAGCGACCTCTGCGGTGTTCGTCGAATCCGACCACCGTGCCGCGAACGTCATCGACAAGAACATCGCCGCGCTCGGGGTTACCGGGGCCACCGTGCGTCGCGGAGCCGTCTCCGCCGTACTGGCGTCGGGCGGTGCGCAGCCCGCGGACCTGGTGTTCGCCGATCCGCCATACGAGGTCGACGCCGGTGAGATCGAATCCGTGCTCGCCGCGCTGGTGCAGGGTGGATGGACGGCGAGCGGGACCGTGGCCGTCATCGAACGGCCGTCCTCCGGTCCCGAGCTGAGCTGGCCCGATGGTTGGCAGGCGTGGCCGTCGCGCACGTATGGCGACACCCGGCTCGAACTGGGCGAGAGGACCTGA
- a CDS encoding hemerythrin domain-containing protein, whose protein sequence is MVETFVQSTDDVVKFLKDQHNLIKDMFDEVLSASDTKAREKAFVELRQLLAVHETAEEMVVHPRVRHEVANGDEIVDARLKEEHESKEMLSKLEDMDIDSPKFIDELNTFRDAVIDHAEHEENEEFTKLEANLSADDRGRMAKAVLAAEAIAPTRPHPGVESAKTNFLVGPFASMLDRARDAIAAAVR, encoded by the coding sequence GTGGTTGAGACATTTGTACAGTCGACCGACGATGTCGTGAAATTCCTGAAAGACCAGCACAACCTGATCAAGGACATGTTCGACGAGGTGCTCAGCGCGTCGGACACGAAAGCGCGCGAGAAGGCCTTTGTTGAATTGCGCCAATTGCTGGCCGTCCACGAAACCGCCGAAGAGATGGTGGTGCACCCCCGGGTCCGCCACGAGGTGGCCAATGGTGACGAGATCGTCGATGCCCGCCTGAAAGAGGAGCACGAATCGAAAGAGATGCTCTCCAAGCTCGAGGACATGGATATCGATTCGCCGAAGTTCATCGACGAACTGAACACATTCCGCGACGCCGTCATCGATCACGCCGAGCATGAGGAGAACGAGGAGTTCACCAAGCTCGAGGCCAATCTCTCGGCGGACGATCGCGGACGGATGGCCAAGGCAGTACTGGCCGCCGAGGCCATCGCGCCGACGCGCCCACACCCGGGTGTGGAGAGCGCCAAGACCAACTTCCTCGTCGGCCCGTTCGCCTCGATGCTCGACCGGGCGCGCGACGCGATAGCCGCGGCGGTCCGCTAG
- a CDS encoding HNH endonuclease family protein, whose translation MNHKRLLWLVAIVAIAVLVAVQATNSSIDRSQFVASADIPTVAPGVDVLAGIAVIPLRIRGYDYRRDAFGDSWADDNPAPGGYNGCDTRNDILDRDLVDKSYVSIKRCPHAVATGLLHDPYTNTDIAFTRGEQTGAAVQIDHIVPLALAWDLGARNWTDDLRLRFANDPANLLAVQGQANQDKGDREPASWMPPNLAFRCQYAMQFIAVLRGYALPVDAPSAVALRDAASTCPTG comes from the coding sequence GTGAACCACAAGCGCCTACTGTGGCTCGTCGCGATCGTCGCCATCGCGGTGCTCGTCGCCGTTCAGGCGACCAATTCGTCGATCGACCGATCGCAGTTCGTCGCCAGCGCCGACATCCCGACCGTCGCACCCGGAGTCGACGTGCTCGCGGGCATCGCGGTGATCCCGCTGCGCATCCGCGGCTATGACTACCGACGGGATGCGTTCGGGGACAGCTGGGCCGACGACAACCCCGCGCCGGGCGGCTACAACGGCTGCGATACCCGCAACGACATCCTGGACCGTGATCTCGTCGACAAGTCCTACGTGTCGATCAAACGGTGTCCTCATGCCGTCGCAACAGGATTACTGCACGACCCGTATACCAACACCGACATTGCCTTCACCCGAGGCGAGCAGACCGGCGCAGCCGTGCAGATCGACCACATCGTCCCATTGGCTCTCGCGTGGGATCTCGGGGCCCGCAACTGGACAGACGATCTGCGGCTGCGGTTCGCCAATGATCCCGCGAACCTGCTCGCCGTGCAGGGACAGGCCAATCAGGACAAAGGCGACCGCGAACCCGCGAGTTGGATGCCGCCCAACCTCGCATTCCGCTGTCAGTACGCCATGCAGTTCATCGCGGTGCTGCGCGGTTATGCGCTGCCGGTGGACGCGCCTTCAGCGGTCGCACTCCGCGACGCGGCGTCGACGTGCCCTACAGGCTGA
- a CDS encoding vitamin K epoxide reductase family protein, with amino-acid sequence MTVTTPSTVEPSEPASRSRVAVGRPSAIWVLIAGVLGLAAAATLTVEKIEILLNPDYVPSCSINPVLSCGSVMITPQASVFGFPNSLMGIVAFTVVLVTGVLAVAKVELPRWYWAGLAVGTLLGTVFVHWLAWQSLYSIGALCPYCMVVWAVTIPLLVVVTSIAAAPATANGVVRLLHTWRWSLVALWFTAVLLLILVRFWDYWSTLL; translated from the coding sequence ATGACCGTCACCACCCCCAGCACCGTCGAGCCGAGCGAACCCGCGTCGCGCTCGCGTGTCGCGGTCGGCAGGCCCAGCGCGATCTGGGTACTGATCGCAGGGGTGCTCGGCCTCGCCGCCGCGGCGACGCTCACGGTCGAGAAGATCGAGATTCTGCTCAACCCGGACTATGTGCCGTCCTGCAGCATCAATCCGGTGCTTTCGTGCGGGTCGGTGATGATCACCCCGCAGGCGTCTGTGTTCGGCTTCCCGAACTCGCTCATGGGCATCGTGGCCTTCACGGTGGTGCTGGTGACCGGGGTACTAGCGGTCGCCAAAGTCGAACTGCCGCGCTGGTATTGGGCAGGGCTGGCGGTAGGAACCCTGCTCGGCACCGTGTTCGTGCACTGGCTGGCGTGGCAGAGCCTGTACAGCATCGGCGCGCTGTGCCCGTACTGCATGGTGGTATGGGCCGTGACGATTCCCCTGCTCGTGGTCGTGACGTCGATCGCCGCCGCCCCAGCGACGGCCAATGGTGTTGTGCGCCTGCTTCATACCTGGCGCTGGTCATTGGTGGCGCTATGGTTCACCGCAGTGCTCCTGCTGATCCTGGTGCGCTTCTGGGACTACTGGTCCACGCTCCTCTAA
- a CDS encoding aldo/keto reductase — MASPSITLNDGNAIPQVGFGVFQTPPDETERAVTIAFEAGYRHVDTAAAYRNERGVGKAVAESGLPREDLYITTKLWNSEQGYDSTLKAFDASVDRLGLDYVDLYLIHWPLPARNTFVDTFKAFSTLRDQGRVRSIGVSNFEPEHLRILIDATGIVPAVNQVELHPRFPQDELREVHKQLGVATEAWAPLGQGALLDDPRVTEVAERHGKTPAQVLIRWHIQLGNIVIPKSVTPERIVSNFDVFDLELSEQDMASISSLGDGTRMGPDPRTFDFTG; from the coding sequence ATGGCTTCTCCCTCGATCACGCTCAATGACGGTAATGCGATCCCCCAGGTTGGATTCGGTGTTTTCCAGACACCGCCCGATGAGACCGAACGCGCGGTGACGATTGCCTTTGAAGCGGGCTACCGGCACGTCGACACCGCTGCGGCGTACCGCAACGAGCGCGGCGTCGGCAAGGCGGTGGCCGAATCGGGCCTGCCGCGCGAGGACTTGTACATCACGACCAAGCTGTGGAACTCCGAGCAGGGGTACGACTCGACACTCAAGGCCTTCGACGCCAGCGTGGACCGCCTCGGGCTCGACTACGTCGACCTGTACTTGATCCACTGGCCTTTGCCGGCGCGCAACACGTTCGTCGACACCTTCAAGGCATTCTCGACGTTGCGGGATCAGGGCCGCGTCCGCTCCATCGGCGTGAGCAATTTCGAGCCTGAGCACCTCCGAATCCTGATCGACGCCACCGGAATCGTGCCCGCCGTCAACCAGGTGGAGCTGCATCCGCGGTTCCCACAGGACGAACTGCGCGAGGTGCACAAGCAGCTGGGCGTCGCCACCGAGGCATGGGCCCCACTCGGCCAGGGCGCTCTGCTGGACGACCCCAGGGTGACCGAGGTCGCCGAACGACATGGCAAAACGCCGGCACAGGTACTGATTAGGTGGCATATACAACTCGGCAATATAGTCATCCCGAAATCGGTGACCCCGGAGCGAATTGTGAGTAACTTCGACGTGTTCGATCTTGAACTGAGCGAGCAGGACATGGCGTCCATCTCCTCGCTGGGCGACGGAACACGGATGGGCCCCGATCCACGGACCTTCGATTTCACAGGTTAG
- the coaD gene encoding pantetheine-phosphate adenylyltransferase: MSGAVCPGSFDPVTLGHVDIFERAAAQFDEVVVAVLVNPNKKGMFSLDERIAMIEESTAHLPNLRAESGEGLVVDFVKSRGLTAIVKGLRTGTDFEYELQMAQMNKHIAGVDTFFVATTPTYSFVSSSLAKEVAVLGGDVSALLPESVNVRLQAKLEG, from the coding sequence ATGAGTGGCGCCGTTTGCCCGGGTTCCTTCGATCCGGTCACCCTGGGCCATGTCGACATCTTCGAGCGCGCGGCCGCCCAGTTCGACGAAGTCGTCGTGGCCGTGCTGGTGAATCCCAACAAGAAGGGCATGTTCAGCCTCGACGAGCGCATCGCGATGATCGAGGAATCCACCGCGCACCTGCCCAACCTGCGCGCGGAGTCCGGTGAGGGGCTCGTCGTCGACTTCGTCAAGAGCCGCGGCCTGACCGCGATCGTCAAGGGCCTGCGCACCGGTACCGACTTCGAATACGAGCTGCAGATGGCTCAGATGAACAAGCACATCGCGGGCGTCGACACCTTCTTCGTCGCCACCACGCCGACGTATTCCTTCGTGTCGTCCTCGCTGGCGAAGGAGGTCGCGGTGCTGGGCGGCGACGTGTCCGCGCTGCTGCCCGAGTCCGTCAACGTGCGGCTGCAGGCCAAGCTCGAGGGTTGA
- a CDS encoding aldo/keto reductase — MTQAPGQPAAITLNDGNALPVIGLGVAELSDAETERSVAAALEAGYRLIDTASVYGNEAAVGRAIASSGIPREELFVTTKLANKDQGFQASQDALKVSLDQLGLSYVDLYLIHWPAGNPGKYVDSWGGLMKRKEEGDTKSIGVANFHAEDLSNIIDLSYFTPAINQIELHPLLNQAELRATNAEYGIVTEAYSPLGVGNLLDNAAIGSVAQAHGKTPAQVLIRWSIQLGNIVIPRSSSPERIAENIDVFDFELTDDEMSSLSGLNDGTRFRPDPETYTGT, encoded by the coding sequence ATGACCCAAGCGCCCGGGCAGCCAGCTGCGATCACGCTCAACGACGGGAACGCCCTCCCCGTGATCGGTCTGGGTGTCGCCGAGTTGTCGGACGCCGAGACCGAACGATCGGTGGCCGCCGCCCTGGAGGCGGGCTACCGGTTGATCGACACGGCGTCGGTCTACGGCAACGAAGCCGCGGTCGGCCGCGCGATCGCCTCGTCGGGGATTCCGCGCGAGGAGCTGTTCGTCACCACCAAGCTGGCCAATAAAGATCAGGGGTTCCAGGCGTCGCAGGACGCCTTGAAGGTCAGCCTCGATCAGCTCGGACTCTCCTACGTCGACCTCTACCTGATCCACTGGCCGGCGGGCAACCCCGGTAAGTACGTCGACAGCTGGGGCGGCCTGATGAAGCGGAAGGAAGAAGGCGATACGAAGTCGATCGGTGTGGCGAATTTCCACGCCGAGGACCTCTCCAACATCATCGACCTTTCGTACTTCACGCCTGCGATCAACCAGATCGAGCTGCACCCGCTGCTGAATCAGGCCGAGTTGCGCGCAACCAACGCCGAATACGGCATCGTGACCGAGGCCTACAGCCCTCTGGGGGTCGGAAACCTGTTGGACAACGCGGCGATCGGATCCGTGGCGCAGGCGCACGGCAAGACGCCGGCGCAGGTTCTGATCAGGTGGAGCATCCAACTCGGCAACATTGTCATTCCGCGGTCCTCCTCCCCGGAGCGGATCGCAGAGAACATCGACGTTTTCGATTTCGAGTTGACCGACGACGAGATGTCGTCGCTCAGCGGGTTGAACGACGGCACCCGCTTCCGGCCCGACCCCGAAACCTACACGGGCACATAG
- the sepIVA gene encoding cell division protein SepIVA, whose protein sequence is MYRVFEALDELGAIVEEARGVPMTAGCVVPRGDVLELIDDIKDAIPGELDDAQDVLDARDTLLREAKEHSGSMVSSATAEADSLVNHARAEADRLLADAKSQADRMVSEARQHSERMVAEARDEAARLAATAKREYEASTGRAKTEADRLIENGNLAYEKAVQEGIKEQQRLVSQTEIVQTATAEATRLIDSAHAEADRLRGECDIYVDSKLAEFEDFLNGTLRSVGRGRHQLRTAAGTHDYAAR, encoded by the coding sequence GTGTACCGAGTATTTGAAGCGCTTGACGAGTTGGGCGCGATCGTTGAAGAAGCGCGCGGTGTGCCCATGACGGCCGGCTGCGTGGTGCCCCGCGGCGATGTCCTCGAGTTGATCGACGACATCAAGGACGCGATTCCCGGCGAACTCGACGACGCCCAGGACGTGCTGGATGCTCGCGACACGTTGCTGCGCGAGGCCAAGGAACACTCCGGGTCCATGGTGTCCTCGGCGACGGCCGAGGCAGACTCGCTGGTCAACCATGCCCGCGCCGAAGCTGACCGGCTGCTCGCGGACGCGAAGTCGCAGGCTGACCGCATGGTCTCCGAGGCCCGCCAGCACAGCGAACGCATGGTCGCCGAGGCCCGCGACGAGGCTGCACGCCTCGCCGCCACCGCCAAGCGGGAGTACGAGGCGAGCACGGGGCGCGCCAAGACCGAGGCCGACCGGCTCATCGAGAACGGCAACCTCGCCTACGAGAAGGCTGTGCAGGAAGGCATCAAAGAGCAGCAGCGCCTTGTCTCGCAGACCGAGATCGTGCAGACCGCGACCGCCGAGGCCACCCGTCTGATCGACTCGGCACACGCCGAAGCCGACCGGTTGCGCGGTGAATGCGACATCTACGTCGACAGCAAGCTGGCGGAGTTCGAGGACTTCCTCAACGGCACCCTGCGTTCGGTGGGCCGCGGTCGGCACCAGCTCCGGACCGCCGCGGGTACGCACGACTACGCAGCCCGCTAG
- a CDS encoding DsbA family protein → MASKPKYDLRASDRKRNLAIQIGLTAIVVIFAVALVAYIVLSADEKPTAGEAESIRVTSGQLIKKEGTDEPKAVLSLYEDFLCPACGNFEKQFGNTINKLIDSGAVAADYYMVSILDRQGDGYSTRAANAAYCVAGDSTEAFRRFHAALYAQQPEEGVGPFPDAARLTEVARQAGAGGEVPKCIQEETNADMVSGLAAATNVNSTPTIRINGEDYRPTTPDALIAKIEEIVGNVPALDSGAAPPAADPTPVGPPPNAPAPAP, encoded by the coding sequence GTGGCTTCGAAACCGAAATACGACCTGAGGGCGTCCGACCGCAAGCGCAATCTGGCGATCCAGATCGGACTGACGGCGATCGTGGTGATCTTCGCCGTGGCGCTCGTGGCGTACATCGTGCTGTCGGCCGATGAAAAGCCGACCGCAGGCGAGGCCGAGTCCATCCGGGTCACCTCGGGGCAGCTGATCAAGAAAGAGGGCACCGACGAGCCCAAGGCCGTGCTCTCGTTGTACGAGGATTTCCTCTGCCCGGCCTGCGGCAACTTCGAAAAGCAGTTCGGTAACACGATCAACAAACTGATCGATTCCGGTGCGGTCGCCGCCGACTACTACATGGTCTCGATCCTCGACCGCCAGGGCGACGGATACTCGACGCGTGCGGCCAACGCCGCGTATTGCGTCGCGGGCGATTCCACCGAGGCCTTCCGCCGTTTCCATGCCGCGCTGTACGCCCAGCAGCCCGAGGAGGGCGTCGGCCCGTTCCCCGACGCCGCCCGGTTGACCGAAGTCGCCCGTCAGGCCGGCGCCGGGGGCGAAGTGCCGAAGTGCATCCAAGAGGAGACGAACGCCGACATGGTGTCGGGGTTGGCCGCCGCCACCAACGTGAATTCGACGCCGACGATTCGCATCAACGGCGAGGACTACCGCCCCACCACTCCGGACGCGTTGATCGCCAAGATCGAAGAGATCGTCGGTAACGTGCCGGCACTCGACTCCGGCGCCGCGCCTCCCGCCGCTGATCCCACTCCCGTCGGTCCTCCGCCGAACGCGCCCGCGCCCGCGCCATGA
- a CDS encoding alpha/beta hydrolase, whose protein sequence is MTKSLPPQESRVLSRKEAVVNAAAGVTLRALPRIPNAVKRAMLGGRSVTIDGNTLDTTLQLMLFGQRMVGITDLATDENVVIARDNLEILSASFKQDIPLAAVTNLSIPGPAGAIRARHYRPVDGDGSPLLVFFHGGGQVIGSIETHDDLCRKICREGRLHVLSVDYRLAPEHKAPAGSDDALAAFQWALDNAADLGADPARVAVGGDSAGGNLAALVAMRARTEATGLPAVQLLFYPVVNYRDETRSQILFAEGFFLTKRDIGWFRDKYLHGADVDAADPRVSPLLADDLSGLPPALLITAGFDPLRDEGRQYANAMRDAGVTVDHREFGSLIHGFANLFALGGGSATATTEAISALRAHLART, encoded by the coding sequence ATGACCAAGAGTCTGCCACCACAGGAATCGCGAGTGCTCAGCCGCAAGGAGGCGGTCGTCAACGCTGCCGCCGGCGTCACCCTGCGTGCGCTGCCGCGAATCCCGAACGCCGTCAAGCGCGCAATGCTCGGCGGGCGATCGGTCACCATCGACGGCAACACCCTGGACACCACGTTGCAGCTGATGCTCTTCGGTCAGCGCATGGTCGGCATCACCGATCTGGCGACAGACGAAAACGTCGTGATCGCCAGGGACAATCTCGAGATCCTGTCCGCCAGCTTCAAACAGGACATCCCGCTGGCGGCAGTGACCAACCTTTCCATCCCCGGTCCCGCCGGTGCGATCCGCGCCAGGCACTACCGGCCTGTCGACGGCGACGGGTCGCCGCTGCTGGTCTTCTTCCACGGGGGCGGACAGGTCATCGGGAGCATCGAAACCCACGACGACCTGTGTAGAAAGATTTGTCGCGAGGGCCGACTGCACGTCCTGTCGGTCGACTACCGGCTCGCGCCTGAACACAAGGCCCCCGCGGGCTCCGACGATGCGCTGGCAGCGTTTCAATGGGCCCTGGACAACGCCGCGGATCTGGGCGCCGACCCCGCCCGTGTCGCGGTCGGCGGCGACAGCGCGGGCGGCAACCTCGCCGCGCTGGTCGCGATGCGCGCCAGGACCGAAGCCACCGGGTTGCCGGCCGTGCAGCTGTTGTTCTACCCGGTGGTGAACTACCGCGACGAGACCCGGTCGCAGATCCTGTTCGCCGAGGGGTTCTTCCTCACCAAGCGCGACATCGGGTGGTTCCGCGACAAGTACCTGCACGGTGCGGACGTCGACGCCGCCGACCCGCGGGTATCCCCGCTGCTGGCCGATGATCTCTCCGGGTTGCCACCGGCATTGCTTATAACCGCGGGTTTCGACCCGTTGCGCGACGAAGGCAGGCAGTACGCGAACGCGATGCGCGACGCGGGTGTGACCGTGGATCACCGCGAGTTCGGTTCGCTGATCCACGGCTTTGCCAACCTCTTCGCACTCGGTGGCGGCAGCGCGACTGCGACGACGGAAGCGATCTCGGCATTGCGGGCTCATCTGGCCCGCACGTGA
- a CDS encoding pyruvate carboxylase, whose translation MISKLLVANRGEIAIRAFRAAYEMGITTIAVYAHEDRNSQHRLKADESYEIGDTGHPVRAYLSVDEIIRVAQQAGADAVYPGYGFLSENPQLAAACADAGITFIGPSADILELTGNKARAIAAARDAGLPVLNSSAPSSSVEELVAASATMEFPLFVKAVSGGGGRGMRRVTDASALQEAIEAASREAESAFGDPMVYLEQAVLNPRHIEVQILADKHGSVMHLFERDCSLQRRHQKVIELAPAPNFPAELRDKICADAVAFARQIDYTYAGTVEFLLDERGHYVFIEMNPRIQVEHTVTEEITDVDLVASQLRIADGETLEDLGLSQDTLQIRGAAMQCRITTEDPANGFRPDTGRITSYRSPGGAGIRLDGATHLGAEIGAHFDSLLVKLTCRGRDYAAAVARSRRALAEFRVRGVSTNIPFLLAVVNDPDFRAGRVTTSFIDDRPYLLTAHTPADRGTKILNYLADVTVNQPHGPRPSTVYPHDKLPEVDLSEPPPAGSKQRLTQLGPEGFASWMRESKAVGVTDTTFRDAHQSLLATRLRTTGLLMVAPYIARMTPQLLSVECWGGATYDVALRFLKEDPWERLAALREAMPNICLQMLLRGRNTVGYTPYPETVTKAFVEEATATGVDIYRIFDALNNVESMRPAIDAVRETGVSIAEVAMSYTGDLADPGENLYTLDYYLKLAEQIVDAGAHVLAIKDMAGLLRPHAATLLVSALRSRFDLPVHVHTHDTPGGQLATYLAAWQAGANAVDGASAPLAGTTSQPALSSIVAAAAHTEYDTGLSLSAVCDLEPYFEALRKVYAPFDVVASGPPTPTGRVYHHEIPGGQLSNLRQQAIALGLGDRFEEIEANYAAADRILGRLVKVTPSSKVVGDLALALVGAGISADEFASDPARFDIPDSVIGFLRGELGDPPGGWPEPLRTKALAGRPPARPTQELSADDESALAQPGEVRQATLNRLLFPGPTKEFEAHRDLYGDTSSLSANQFFYGLRHGDEHRVRLERGVELLIGLEAISDPDERGMRTVMCIFNGQLRPVVVRDNSIATEVPAAEKADRANPDHVAAPFAGVVTVNVSVGEKVDAGQTIATIEAMKMEAAITAPKAGEVSRVAVSATAQVEGGDLLVVVS comes from the coding sequence GTGATATCAAAATTGTTGGTGGCCAATCGCGGCGAGATCGCGATCCGGGCATTCCGCGCCGCCTACGAGATGGGCATCACAACCATCGCGGTATACGCACACGAGGACCGCAACTCCCAGCACCGGCTCAAGGCTGACGAGTCGTATGAGATCGGCGACACAGGCCATCCGGTCCGCGCCTACCTTTCCGTCGACGAGATCATCCGCGTCGCACAACAGGCCGGCGCCGACGCCGTCTACCCCGGGTACGGATTCCTTTCCGAGAATCCGCAGCTGGCCGCGGCGTGTGCGGACGCCGGCATCACGTTCATCGGTCCGAGTGCCGACATCCTCGAGCTGACGGGGAACAAGGCCAGGGCCATCGCGGCGGCGCGCGATGCCGGCTTGCCGGTGCTGAACTCCTCAGCGCCGTCGTCGTCGGTCGAGGAGTTGGTCGCGGCGTCGGCGACGATGGAATTTCCGTTGTTCGTCAAGGCGGTCTCCGGCGGCGGTGGCCGCGGCATGCGGCGCGTCACCGATGCGTCTGCGCTGCAGGAGGCAATCGAAGCGGCCAGCCGCGAGGCTGAGTCGGCGTTTGGCGACCCGATGGTTTACCTCGAGCAGGCGGTGCTCAACCCCCGCCACATCGAAGTGCAGATCCTTGCCGACAAACACGGCAGCGTCATGCATCTGTTCGAACGTGACTGCAGCCTGCAACGCCGCCATCAGAAGGTCATCGAACTCGCGCCCGCCCCAAACTTTCCCGCCGAGTTACGGGACAAGATCTGCGCCGACGCGGTCGCGTTCGCCCGCCAGATCGACTACACCTACGCGGGCACCGTCGAATTCCTACTCGACGAGCGCGGCCACTACGTGTTCATCGAGATGAACCCGCGCATCCAGGTCGAACACACCGTCACCGAAGAGATCACCGATGTCGACCTCGTGGCGAGCCAGCTGCGCATCGCCGACGGCGAAACACTCGAAGACCTCGGGTTGAGCCAGGACACTCTGCAGATCCGCGGTGCTGCCATGCAGTGCCGGATCACCACCGAGGATCCCGCGAACGGGTTCCGTCCCGACACCGGACGCATCACCAGTTACCGGTCACCGGGTGGGGCGGGGATACGGCTGGACGGCGCAACGCATTTGGGTGCTGAGATCGGGGCGCACTTCGACTCGCTTCTGGTGAAGTTGACCTGCCGCGGACGCGACTACGCGGCGGCGGTCGCGCGGTCGCGTCGCGCGCTGGCCGAATTTCGTGTGCGCGGGGTGTCGACGAACATTCCGTTCCTGCTGGCCGTCGTCAATGACCCCGACTTCCGCGCCGGACGGGTCACCACGTCGTTCATCGATGACCGTCCGTATCTGCTGACCGCTCATACGCCGGCCGATCGCGGCACCAAGATTCTCAACTACCTGGCGGACGTGACGGTCAATCAACCGCACGGGCCGCGCCCGTCCACGGTCTATCCGCACGACAAGCTGCCCGAGGTCGATCTGTCCGAACCGCCGCCCGCGGGCTCCAAGCAGCGGCTGACGCAACTGGGTCCGGAAGGTTTCGCGTCCTGGATGCGCGAGTCGAAGGCCGTCGGTGTCACGGACACGACGTTCCGCGATGCGCACCAGTCGCTGCTGGCGACGCGGCTGCGGACCACGGGTCTGCTGATGGTGGCGCCCTACATCGCGCGGATGACGCCGCAACTGTTGTCGGTGGAGTGCTGGGGCGGCGCGACATACGATGTGGCGCTTCGGTTTTTGAAGGAAGACCCGTGGGAGCGGCTGGCCGCGTTGCGTGAGGCGATGCCGAACATCTGCTTGCAGATGCTCTTGCGCGGCCGCAACACCGTGGGCTACACGCCCTACCCGGAGACGGTCACCAAGGCCTTCGTTGAGGAGGCGACCGCCACGGGCGTCGACATCTATCGGATCTTCGACGCGCTGAACAATGTGGAGTCGATGCGGCCCGCGATCGACGCGGTCCGCGAGACGGGTGTTTCGATCGCTGAGGTCGCGATGAGCTACACGGGCGATCTGGCCGACCCTGGCGAGAACCTCTACACCCTGGACTACTACCTCAAACTGGCCGAACAGATCGTCGACGCCGGCGCGCACGTGCTGGCGATCAAGGACATGGCCGGGCTGCTGCGCCCGCACGCGGCCACGCTGCTGGTGTCGGCCCTGCGCTCGCGCTTCGATCTGCCTGTGCACGTGCACACGCACGACACTCCCGGTGGTCAGTTGGCCACCTACCTGGCGGCGTGGCAGGCCGGCGCGAACGCCGTCGACGGGGCGTCCGCACCGTTGGCGGGCACCACCAGCCAGCCCGCGCTGTCTTCGATCGTCGCGGCGGCCGCACATACCGAGTACGACACCGGGCTGTCGTTGTCAGCGGTGTGCGATCTCGAGCCCTACTTCGAAGCGCTGCGAAAGGTGTACGCGCCCTTCGATGTTGTGGCGTCCGGTCCTCCCACTCCGACGGGGCGCGTGTACCACCACGAGATCCCCGGTGGTCAGTTGTCGAACCTGCGCCAGCAGGCGATCGCGCTGGGACTGGGGGACCGGTTCGAGGAGATCGAAGCCAATTACGCGGCGGCCGATCGCATTCTGGGCAGGCTGGTGAAGGTCACGCCGTCGAGCAAGGTGGTCGGTGACCTGGCACTCGCGCTCGTCGGCGCCGGTATCAGCGCCGACGAATTCGCCTCGGACCCAGCGCGGTTCGACATTCCCGATTCGGTCATCGGATTTCTGCGCGGCGAGCTCGGCGACCCGCCGGGTGGCTGGCCCGAACCGCTGCGCACCAAGGCGCTGGCCGGGCGGCCGCCCGCCAGGCCCACCCAAGAGCTGTCCGCGGACGACGAATCGGCACTGGCACAACCCGGTGAGGTGCGCCAGGCCACCTTGAACCGGCTGCTGTTCCCCGGACCGACAAAGGAATTCGAGGCCCATCGGGATCTCTACGGCGACACGTCGAGCCTGTCGGCCAACCAGTTCTTCTACGGGCTGCGCCACGGCGACGAGCATCGGGTGCGGCTCGAGCGCGGTGTGGAACTGCTGATCGGGCTGGAAGCGATCTCCGATCCCGATGAGCGCGGCATGCGCACCGTGATGTGCATATTCAACGGTCAGTTGCGACCTGTTGTGGTGCGCGACAACAGCATCGCCACCGAGGTGCCCGCCGCCGAGAAGGCTGACCGCGCCAATCCCGACCACGTCGCCGCACCGTTTGCCGGGGTGGTGACCGTCAATGTGTCCGTCGGTGAAAAGGTCGACGCCGGACAGACCATCGCCACGATCGAGGCGATGAAGATGGAGGCGGCGATCACCGCTCCGAAAGCCGGCGAGGTCAGCCGCGTCGCGGTTTCGGCCACAGCGCAGGTCGAAGGTGGCGACCTCCTGGTGGTGGTCAGCTGA